The DNA region AGAAAGCATTCCTTTTCGGGAGGCTGGTGTCGTTCCGGCTGGGGCGATCGCCGCATTACAAGCTTTGCGAGATTTTGGAAATATTCAGGCGGGTCAAAAAGTATTGGTAAAAGGCGCGTCAGGTGGTGTCGGTTCGTTCGCTGTCCAAATTGCCAAAGCTTTCGGGGCAGAGGTAACCGCAGTATTGAGCACAAAAAAATTAGAGATGGGGCGATCGCTCGGGGTAGACCATCTGATTGATTACCAAAAAACGGATTTAACAACCCTTGAAGAGCAATATGACCTCATTCTCGATGCAGCAGGATTTCAACCGTTTTGGCATTATCTCCCTCTCCTAAAACCCACCGGAACCTATGTCATGGTCGGTGGCGCAACAACGCCATTCTTTCAAGCAATGTTATTCGGGGCGATCGCCGAAAAAATTACGGGTAAAAAAATTAAGTGCTTGGAAGCGAAAATGAACACAGACGATCTGAAACTCATTCGAGATTGGTTAACAGATCAAAAAATTAAGCCTTTCATTGATCGCGATTTTCAATTGACAGAAGTACCTGATGCTATTCGTTATCTCGAACAACGCCAAGGTCGAGGCAAAATTGCAGTTCAGGTGTCATCACTTTAGGCAGACAATAATGGCAGGTCAGATGTGTCCCGTTATGTTGTCGATTGACGGCGCTCTAAGAAAATGGAGACTATAACCCAAGCAACGAGTAAACCTACAATCCCGATACCAAATTTGCCCATAATATCGAGCACCTCGGGTAGCGGCAAAAATTGACCTAGGAAGTAAGGCAAGGTCACCGTCACCCCGGCCCAAACTACCGCTCCCGCTAAATTACAGGTGAGAAATAAGGCAAAAGGCATTTCGACAATGCCAGCGAGGGGAGCGGCAAAAATTCGAAAGAAGGTAACAAACCGCCCAAAGAAGACAGCTTTAGGAGCATTTTCAAGGAATTTTTCACGGGCTTCGTCTATTTTCTGGTCGCTAATCCGAAAGACATGGGCAATTTTCCGCAATAACGGTAGCCCACCCCATTTGCCGATGAAATAGCCAATGCTATTGCCTAAAAATGACCCGGCGATCGCCCCGAGCAGCACCCATTGATATTTCAGCTCACCACTACCGGCGAGGAATCCCCCCAACAGCGTGAGCGCTTCCCCTGGTATGGGAATCCCTGTATTTTCCAGACCAATCCCAACAAACACAGACCAATAGCCATAGTCATGAATAAACAGTTGCAGCGACTCTAAGGTGAAAAAATTTGTGACAAAATCTATGACAAAATCGAGGGTCATCGAAAATTCTTATTGGTTTTGCATTTATCCATTATGGGGTAGAGGCTCACACTCTTTGCAAAAAGAAGCCCCCAATTTCCCCCAAAATTCTTTAAGATAATTATTACGCAATGTAACAGAGTACTTCCTACCGTGACTCAGCTCGCTCCCCAGCCCAACTCTACAGAACCTGAGCAAATGTCCCATCCTCCAAAGCAGCGCGGTCTCGGTTGGAAAGGTATTGTTATTGGCGTTGTGATCGGTGTAATTGTCAGTGGCGTTGCGGGTCGATTTGGTCAGTCAGGAGCAGAGAATGACGCTCCGGCAGAGACGACAGAAGAAACAGCTGCTTCTAGAGAACCGAGCCGGGCCGTTACGGTAGAAACCATCGAAACTCAGGCGATCGCCAAAACAATTGAAGTTGTCGGTACTGTTGCAGCAGCAGATCTCATTTCGGTATCCTCACCGCGCAATGGACTGCAAATTACGAATTTATTAGTTGATGAAGGGGACTACGTTCAAGCGGGACAAGTTTTAGTGCAGCTGAATAATGACACCCTCCGCGCCGAATTGCTCCAAGCCAAAGCACAGGAAAGTCAATCTGCCGCTCGTTTAGCCGAGTTGACTGCGGGTGCAAGACCAGAAGAAATTGCCCGTGCCAAGGAACAAATTTCCCAAGCGAAAGCTGGTATTGAACGGGCAGAAGCAGATTTCGAACTTGCTCAACAACGCCTAGATCGTAATCAAGAGCTACTCAGTTCTGGGGCGATCGCCGCCGACACCCTCGATGATGCCCGTAGTCGCCGAGATTCAGCCCAAGCTAGCCTCAACCAAAATCAAGCAACCCTTAGAGAAGCAGAACAGCGCCTCCTCGAACTTCAACGGGGAACTCGTCGTGAAATTATTACCCAAGCCCAAGCCCAACTCAAACAATCTGAAGCCCAAGTCAATGTTGTAACAACTCGCCTCCAGGAAACCCAAATTGTGGCCCCTCGTGGCGGCAAAATCATCGAGAAATTTGCCCAAGTAGGCGACTTAACAAGTTCTGATCCTTTGTTTTCAATCGTTGAAAATGGGCAGCTAGAGTTACAGGCCAATATCCCGGAAACGCAGCTCTCCGAAGTGCAGCAGGGACAAACCGTGACGCTAACTGCCGATAGCGACCCGACTCTCATATTTAGCGGGACTATCGCCGAAATCATTCCAACTGTTGACCCCCAATCTCGCCAGGCAACGTTGAAAATAACCCTTGCTGCCGACAGTAATCTCAAACCGGGGATGCTCCTCCGCGCTGAAATCAAAACAGCCCAAGCTCGTGGTTACGCTGTACCAACATCTGCAGTCATTCCAGAAGATGGCGAAGGTGCAATCTTATTCCTTCTAAATTCGGATGATACTGTTGCAGCGCAGCCAGTACAGCTCGGCGAACTCCTTAGCAACGATAAAGTGGAAATTCTCAGTGGCCTACAAGCGGGCGATCGCCTAATTCTTGACGGCGCAGCTTATGTCAAAGATGGTGATTTAGTAGAAGTTGTATCGCCCATTAATTAGAGTAAAAACCATTTTCAACTATTATCAAGCACAAAAAGAAATAATCATAAAATTCATATCAAATAATCATAAAATCACAAAAAGTTCATATCCGATTTCTCCTAAGATGTCACACTAAAAGAACTGATTGCCGTTCAAAAGATTAGTGCAGCAGATATCAACCAGAGTTATGAACTTTGCAGTGAACTACTACCGACTGACTCTACCGATTGTTTTGAAAGCAGAGAGGCAGTGTAACTATTTAGTAAGTAAACCAGTAGAACTTTTCATTAATGAGCATGCTCCAGCTGAGTTATCAGAGGTTTGTCCAAAGAAGAAATACATTGACCGATGGAATGAGAAACTCTGGTTACAAGCTCAGGATAAGGATAAGTCTCTCTCACAACGGGCAATCGCCGTTACAGCCTTACGATGTTATGTCTCTTTGTGCTTAGACAAGACTGCTAAATTTATTTTTAAGAAGTATCGAAGCATTAGACCAGAAAACATCAACTTAGATGAAGTCAGAAATTTACTTTTAAGAGATACAGATATAGAGTGCCTATACTTGCTTGAAACTTCTAGCAACTATAGACGCAACAAAATGCAAAAGATGAGTCGAGATGAACGAGGTTTTTCAGAAACTTCAAGTAATGCTGTCGAATATCTTCCTCTAAGTTTCGAGGTTTTAGAGACATGGAATCCCAATCTTGAATCTGCCTTTAGCCTAAACAACTGGACAACTCAGAAGGCACTTGACTCAAACATCATGAAGCAACTGGGTATTGACCGCCATACGCCTTGGTACCGCCTCATGAAAATTGCTCAGCGTCGCCTCAAATTATTTAGTGACTATGACAAAAAATACATTAAAGCCTTCCAACAGGTTTACCAACTTGATTTAGATCAGAATCGAAAAAGCTATAACAGTCCTTATCCAGACCCAACTCAAAAACAGCTAGCCAACGTCTCAGAATTACTAAAAATAGAATTAAAATTTGTCAGCGCAGAGTGGGATATCAAGGCAGTTCAAAGCTATTTGAGGGAATTGGCAGATGAAATTCGCCGCCTGTATTTTGATATGCCTACTAACAGACAACTATTACTAGAGGTCCCTGCTGTAGAAATTGACCACGACCTAGAACGGGCTGTTCTGGATGCTCTTGATAAACTCGGTGAAGAAATTAATATTATTCAGCAGGCTGTTCAAAAAGTTTTTAGCCAACATCAAAAAAGTGTTCAGTCTAGCTTGGAAAGACATAATATTAACTTTCAGAAAATTATTTATCTGTACTATTGTGTCGGTTTGAGTCAATCTGAAATAGCTCGGCAAATTAATCGGGATCAATCACAGGTTTCTAGATTACTCAATCCAAAGAAATATCTGAAACAGACCTACGTCGAATGTATCGATATGGTTATAGGCTCTGTTATGCAAGACTTTTACTTTAGTGACGACCCAAATATTGTTGAGGATCTCGAACGTTATATTCGTGAGATATTCTCTAATGATTTTGAGAAAGCGAGGAAACTAATCTCGAGTCGAAGTAAACGAGGGAAAAATGTTGAGTCTGTTTATTTTCAAGCTATTTGCTCACTTTATTCATAGGAAAATCGTGAAGATAACTCAATTCCAAAAAAATCAGATATTAAAAATTATCTTAGTCATACGCATAACTCTTAGTAACTAAAACGATTAAAGTAAGAAGGAAATAGAAAAATAATGCATAGTAAAAGTGAAGTATTAGAAAAAAAAATCGTAAAACTTAATCAGAAGCATCTGAGTAAAGTAAACGCATTAGTCCCATCTAATTTGAACTTTGTTCTCACCAATAAAGCACGACATAAGCTAATAGCGGTCTTCGCATTACAAGTTTGGCTGGAGCAATATCATCTACAAATTCCCATAGGAGGACTAGAGAATTTGGGCGACGATCTTTTCCAATTACTATGCTTATCTTTTACGACACATTTGAAGCTAGGTAATTTTAAAGTCTGTGTTGTTCTCTGCGAAAACGAAGAAGAAGATATTTTAGATATTCCGGTGATCGCCGTCGAACTGCCTAAGCTAGCTTCTCACTTATACATATTTGTCAGCTTACGAGAAGAGGAGACTAATGCAAATAGTATTGACAACCAAACATCTATTCAAGCGAATATTTTAGGGTTTGTGAGACATGATCAGATTCGGGAGCGAAAACTAGATATTGACTATGATGAAACTCTGAAAAGTTATAGCGTTCCTCTTACAAACCTTGAGCCAAGCTTCAGTGCGCTTCATACCTGTATTCGTTATGTTAATCCTGATAAAGTCGTTGTGCCGTCCAGTCTCCACTATCCGGTTAGTGGGTTAGTGACGGCGAGAACAATAACAGAAAAAATGATGGCTCTTGCGCCATGCACATCTTGGTTAGCAGAATTATTTACTGGTGAAGAGCTAAATTACATCTTAGATGATAAAAAATCCAGGGAAAATTTACTAGAAAAGCGAGTTTTATCTAAGCCTATTTTACCCAAAATAAATTTATACGAATGGTTCCAAGAAATCATTAACGATAAGCAATCTAACCTTTTAACACCAAGAAAGTTTGTTGGAAATTTTCGAGGGACAAATGACAATCTTGCAGAAGAAAAAATTCGTGAATTCATCGCTTTAAAAGAGATTCCAGAAAATAAAAGTAAGTTACAGAGCAATGAGATCAATATTGGTTCTCTGATTTGTCAATATATTACTGTTACTTGGCCAAAATTTGAGACACAATTACATACCGGTGTGAATTTTTGCTTACTGTTGATTCCACTAAACCAGAAATACTTGCCGAATGGTATATCTGTAACGATTCAGCAATCACCTTTCCCAGATGAAGTCTACAAAAATTCTGAATTCGATTTGTATTACGATCTGATTTTAGATCTTGACCTACAGAATGAAATCAAGATTATTCTTAACTATAAAGAAGCCACTTATCAACAAGAGTTTATTTATTTAGAAAACTGAAAAAAGATTTTTTGGATTGGAGTCTAAAGAAGTCTCAATAAATATGTTGATGTAAGACAATGAAAAAAGTAACAGATAGCTTAGAGATAAAAAAAATAAAGTTTGAATTAAATATAGAGGAACATAATAGAAGTTTTTCTATTGCTGCTCGCTCACATGACCAAATAGCTGGATATCCTCGTCCAGAACAATCTGCTCGCTTAGATTATCCGGAGGATTTAGTACTTGCCTTAGAGGAGTGGCGTACTGCCTATCATGTCTACTATAAGAATATTTCTGGCAATCAAAATGCAGAACCACCTGCCCAAATTAATAAGTCTGAAGATGAGCAAACAAACTCCAATAGAAGGAGAGCTAGACGTGCTAGAGGTGGGAATCAAGATGAAAGAAAACTGAAGGATTTGATTGATCTTGAAAAAAATCTAAAGAAAGTCTTTACTGAGTGGCTTGAGAATCCTAAAATTTTATTAATTCGAGATTTTATTCGTCAAAAAATAGGAGTTTCAGCTTCTGATAGTGGCATTAGAAGTCACGATATTTTATTTAGTAAAGTTGATATTTTTATTGATTGTCAAGGAGAGCATTCGAAAGAATTTCGTAAGCTGCCGTGGTCAGAATGGCTGATTTTACCGAAAAAAATCAATGAAGAAAACCCTGATTTAATTAGATTCTTTCATACTGATCATAATCTCAATAGCGATAGTACTTTAGCTCCACTTCAAGAAAAGAAGTCTCGTTTGTTAGTGCTAGTTGGTGAGTATCGGGATCTAAATTTTAAAGAAGAGATAGACCTTTTTCAGAAGTTAGAGGATAAAAAGTTAGCAGATGTTCAGTTTCTCAATGCCAATGATGCAGAGTTTAATACAGAAAAAAAGTTTTTAGATAAATTAAAGGGTTTATTGCAAGATGACCGTGGTTGGACTGCCCTCGCTCTAGTTTGCCATGGTGATGATAAAAATCATGCAGGTGAAATAATTATTTCTCCACAAAGAATTTCGTTTACTGTTTCAAGATTTGCTGAATCGTTAATTATGGCTAAACAAAATGGCTTGCGATTCGCTTTTCTGGGATGTTGTCGAGGTACACTTATCGCCCAGGACTTAGTTCAGCATGGGCTGCACCAAGTATTTTTCCTGACAGAGAAGGTAGGTGATCGCCTAACGAAAGAATTTACCAAGCAGTTTGTAGATGGGCTTTTAGAATATAAATCAGTAGAGTCAATCAAAAGTCAGATTACTGATTATTTCCTAGAAGACAGTCAGAAAAATAGTTTTCCCTCTGCATATTTACTGCCACAGATTTTTTATCATCCAGATACAACTGCCCAAGATTTCTACTTAAGCGAAATTCCTCAGTCAAAGACAATTTGGCGGTTAGCAAAGCAAATCTTGCCTCAGTCACAAAAAGAAGTGATCGCTCTATGTAGTTTCTTGGCAGCAAGCACTTTCTGGTTTGTGCAAGATCCATTTCAAGATATGCGTCTGTTGTCTCAATCGTTCTTGCGAGCTAATGTGTTTTCCCAGAGTCAACCCGAGCCACCTATTCAACTTATTACTATTGACCAAGACTCTATTAATTTAGCGCGAGCAGAAGACCCAAACTTTCAAGAAGCCCCTTTTATTGACCGATCCTATCTGGCTAAAATCATTTCAAAATTATCGGAATTCGATACTCCTATTGTGGCGATCGCCTATGACCTTACAAGTGGCCCAGAGCCGACTCTAAAAAATGCAATTAAGAGTTATCTAACAAAAAAACAAACCTTACTCGTTTTCACAACAAATGGAAACTCACTACCATCATCACAATTTTATGATCCGAATCTTTCTTTCACTGGAGAAGGAAGTTACACCCCATGGGAACTAAGTAAACCTCCTCACCTCAATTGTACAGAAAATTGCTCATTTGCATTTCAGTTAGCACAGCTATCTGCTCTTGTTTCTCAATTTAGTAAGACAGAAAAAGAGACAATTAATGAACGTATGCTTGCTATTTTAGCGAAACAGGAAAATACAGAAGAAAATATTTCATCAGAAACAGATATTCGCTTAGATGCATTTAAAACATTAATAAATGATCAACTTTTTTCCATGAGACAATTCACGCATAACTTTCGAGAATTTGATATTCCAGCATCTAACAATCTGGATATTTCCCTACGAAGGAAGGTTTACAATTTTGTCTTGAAGCGATTATTTCCAACTTCTTTAATTGACTATTCCATCCCACCTCATCATGTTTATGAAAAGATGAATTCATCTTATTTTTTGGCAAGTGATGCAGATAATAGCCACTTACAGAAAAAGTTACGAAATCGTGTAGTGATTATTGCCCCTGGAGATTATAAAGCTGTACAAGATGTTGATTCAGATCTTCCTTTATCAACATGGTATTGGTGTTCATTACAACCTATTTCATTTGATATAAACCCTACAACTTGCGAAGCAAATCTTACCAGTGGCGAAATCCAAGCATATATGGCATATCACTATCTTGAAGGAAAAAATCTTCGTCAAGCCTCTTTTTTGATCACTGGGGTAATCGCTACTCTTGTTGGGAAAATCATTCATTTATACTTGTTTACTCTGGAGCTTGAGATACGTCAAAAAAAGAAACAACTATTTAAAGCAGCCCTAATATTAACAGGAATAATAAATAGTCTTATTTTTTTCTTTTTGAACTTATCAATTCCTTTTATTTTTACGATTCCTATCCTTTGGTATTATATTTTTGCAGCGCAAAAATCTCCATCACAAAAATCACTTTCTTCATAAATTTATTACCATGAAAAACCCTAGACTCCTTGCTATTTTCTCTTTATTTATATTGCTGTCTTTTACAATGAATACAAAGGCAGCAATGCAGAACCAAAGTAATTTAATATATCAAGATGCTCAAATAAAATCAGGCATAAAAAGTGTTGTTGGCTGGCTGAAAGATATCATCACTAAACCTGAGCGTGAACCGCCTAAAGGCTCTAGATTTTGCTTTGTTTCACCGGGGAAAGAAGTTGATGTTTCTATTAGTCAAAAACCAGCCTTCATCTGGCGAGGAAAAGCAGAAGATCTTAAAATCACAGACAAAGAAGGAGTAACCATAAGAGAAATTGAATATTCTCCAACTTTTGAACAAGGATATTGGATTTACCAACCAAATAAAGATCAAGCCCAGTTACCTGAAGGAGAATATTTCTTCTCTGTCCAACCCTTAGATGAAAATGGAAATCCAAAGCGATCCCGAATGAGAAAAGCTTTTCGTATTTCGCCTGATACCATCTACTCTGTTAGTGAGATACCAACTAATAGCAATGACGCACAATTAATGGCAAAAGATTTACTGAGTAAGGGAGTCTTTTGGGATGCTTACACTATCGCTCTAGGCTATCATAGTAATTATGCAACTAACTCGGAATGGAAAAGACAGTTAGAAGAGGCCAAAGCAGAGATTTGTTCGCGAAATTCAAATGATCTTGAAGAATAATCAGTTTCACCACAGTGCTATGCAGTTTTCAGGCAGAGCATCCATCTAAATAGTTAACCTCCCTCCCTCGAACATTCGAGGGAGGGAGGTTAACTATTTGCATATTTCTGAGTAAATTCGGCTAACTAACTCGGAATTTACCAAGGACTACCAACCATTGTGAAAGCAGACCAGTAGATTGGATCCGATAAATCAAACTTCTCTCTCTCGGACAAAAGCTGTTTCTTGTCATTGAGTTCTTCACCACCATTGGAAGCTGAGATATTGAGATTAAGCAATATATTCACATGATTCTCTTCTTCTCTTTGCCAAAGTGCCTCGCTATTCTCAATGTAAACTCGACCTTCTAATAAATCTTCTTGGGTTTGTCTGAGGGCTTCTGCTTTGATTAGCTGATTAGTATAGTTATCAGTTTTAATATCTTGAAATTGCCCATAGGAACTATAAAAACGAGACATGAAAATACTGGAAGCTCTGTCTCCCACTCGCCACAATGTTCCTAACACTGAGTTAGTTTCTGCTTTATGGGCGAAGCCTGCAAATCCTAATTCTGCGGATTGTTGAGGAGTGAGAATTAGTCTTTCTATTCGAAGACCATCTTCGTTGACTTCTCCAATAAATTCATCCACATCGATAGCCGTTTCACAGGCATCTAAAACTAAAAGATTGACATTCCCTAATCCCATTTTTCTAATGTGGTCAAGTTCGAGACGACCATTGTCTGTTCCAGTTCTGTCTGGATTAAAAGATATATAAGTGCCAGTTTCCTTATCAAAATTTGCGTGGGTGCTCCAGTGAACAATTCCCATTGGTGCTTCACGTTGGCGATCACCGACCTTTGGGATAGTAAAAGAAGACTCTACATTGGTGGGAAGAGTCATAAATGAATCGATTAACTCCGCATCAGTACTGATATCTTCTCCTATCTCTTGCCATAGCTCCTCAAACCGCCTTAGACCAGAAGGAACAAATGAAAGAAGTGCTTGCTCATCAATAGGGTCTGCAACTTGAGATGCTCCTGCAACTCTTAAGCTTAAACTCGTTAGAGGCTGGTAATTAGTTTCCGTTAAACTCATGCTAGGCATTAATCCCACGCTCTGTCGAGTAATAATAAAATCCAGTAAGCATTGATCTAAGACCATTTCTACTTCTAGACAATCATTTGTTTCTTGACCCATTGCCGCCAAAGGAACACTACGCAGCACATCATCTAAGATAAATGTCAAATTATCGATGTTTTCTTTTTGTCTAATTTCTGGGTTAAGATTCTCAATTAACCATTCATGAAACTGAGCAGATAGTTTTCTAAACTCATCATCAAAATTTCTGACAATATCTGATGTAGTTTCGTCAACCTTTAGTGTTTTCCGTAGCTGTGTCGTTTTTGCTTTGATGATGCCTCTTTCTGCTCCGGGAACAATCGTAAATTTAATTTCTTCATTTTTTGTCACGGTTATTAGAGTCAGGATATCATCTGGCTGTTCATCAAATTTTCGAGGATCTTGTACACAAGAATCTTTTAGCTCAGGCTCTAGAATCCCTTGAGTCGATTCTTGTGTGATGGTGCAATTTAGCCGTATATTTTGTGGTTGGAATAGTCCATAGACTAACGCTGGTCTAACACCTGTAACACTTTCAATGTAAGCCAATGTATCTTGGATTTCGTTAATACTTTTAATACGAATATCGTTAGCTAACTCATTGCCAGTAAAGTAGCTTTCAAATTGGCGGGTGAAGAATTCATCAATAAAAAAACCTTTGTCTTTAGCTTCAACCTCTTCTTGAATTTTCGGCAGGGTATCGTCAATGGCATTGTCTAGGGCATTGGGAAGACGATCGCTGGTGATGATGCTGATATTGCCGAGGAAAAAAGAACCGGGAAACACACGGAATGTATCGATAGTAAAGTCGCCAGAGTTTAATGCGCCCAGTGTGCCGTTGATAGAAGGATCTCCGACAATAAACGGAATAAATAGATCGCCGCCATTGTGGCGAATTGTAATAGGACCACTACCAGCCCCCCCGAAAGTCGAAATACTCGATAAAAGACCTGTGTCATCAACAAATGCACCTGTTGCCTGAAACAAACCCGTCACAGTGATATCTACTGATCCACCAGAACCAAGTCCACCACCTTGAGCATCAATAAAAACAATGTCGACGCTATTGGGGTCAATAGTGACATCGCCACCATCACCAACGATTCCTCGTGAAATAATTTGACCTGCTGAAATACCCTCAACGGAAAAGATTTCGATGTCGCCACCTGTATCACCGCTAGTGTTGATGTCGCCTGTTTCAATAACAGTTTGGGGATTGCCGAGAGCATTTAAAGAAACATTACCACCGACTCCGCCTGCGTTTGAGGCATCAAGATTTTGGGTAGCGATATTACCGTTATTGCTTAGTAGATTGATATTGCCACCATTGGTCGTAATATTACCCGCTAGATCAATATCTAATTCTGCCAAGATATCAACATTGCCGTTATTAACAACTAAATTACTATCGAGGCGAGCATTTCCTGAGTTACTAGAGAGCCTTAAAGTATCAATCTCAAATTCAACATTTGAGTCAGATGAAAGAACCGTATCACCGTCGTTCTCAATCTGAAGCACACCAGAAGTTCTGACATTTTCCAGAAAATTAACACTATTACTGTTAAAGGTTAAATTGCCACCATTTCCCGAAACGGAAGTTGCGTTGATAGCACCCAGATTTATCGCGCCATCAGTTTTAATGAGTGCAGTTCCGGCATCACCATCACCTGTTGTGAAAAGCTCCAAATCACCCGCTGTAACATCGATAGTGCCGCCATTTCGACTTATCAAATTAACAGTACCACCATCCTGTGTTCCCCAGAAGCGAAGAAATCCAGTTGTAATACTTTCATTAGCATTAATAATTAAAGAACCTGCATCCGATTGCGAGCTTTCAATATTCGTGCCAAGTATCCTGCCTGCAAGCACCGTATCACCTAGTTCAGGAAATGCTGTATTCACAGAACCTTCGGTGCTAGTAATTTCAATGCTTCCTGCACTGGAACCAACGCCAAAGCTAGATACAGACATTGTTCCCACTTGAACATCATCCACTGCTTGAATGGAAATTTGTCCACCATCTCCTAACTGATTAGAGGCATCAATAAATAGAGGCAAACTGTCCGTAAAGCTAGAGGTATCACCAGTGAAAATGTTTTCTAACTTGATACCTCCACCTGCGTTAAGGAAAATGCTCCCTGGCAATGAATCTGTAAGGGCTAAGTTATTTGGGTCAGCTCCAACTCTCAAACAGTTATAAGGACAATTAAGAGTGATATTTCCTCCGGCAGTCAAATCAATTCCACTACTAGAAACCGCATTAGAAAAGTTTGAAACCACTCCATTAAAAACACTCGCTGGATCATCAGTTCCAGTTAAGGTTAAGTTGTTTCCTGCATTTACTGTAATATTTCCTGCATTTCCAAAGTTTGGATTTGAAATTAGAGTACCAGCCGTAATATTGCCTGTTGCAGTTAGATTGATATTGTCAGAATTAAAACCAGTCGAAGAAATATTTTGAATGGTTAAGTCTCCATTAGTTGCAGTTAAAGAAACTGCTCCGCCAGAAGCATTATTATTCTGTCCTGCTTCAGATCGAATGTGTGCATCAATTGATATATCTGTTGCTGCATTAATTGTGATTCCCCCACTATTCCCATTAGCAGAAGAAACAAATATTTGGCCCCTGTTATTAGTGTCATCATTGGCCCTAAGTGAAACAGAGCCATTTATACTTTCAATCGTTATATCTCCAGCATTCTCCGTGGATTGATTAGGAGTAAATGGGTCATCGTAATCAACACCAGTATCAACATCTGTTAGCACAATATCTTGACTCGCGATAACGGTAATATTTCCAGATGCAACACCCGGTTGTGAAATTCCCGCATTTAAGTAACCTTCGGTAATTGAGATTCCGCCGTTT from [Leptolyngbya] sp. PCC 7376 includes:
- a CDS encoding DUF1822 family protein, with the protein product MHSKSEVLEKKIVKLNQKHLSKVNALVPSNLNFVLTNKARHKLIAVFALQVWLEQYHLQIPIGGLENLGDDLFQLLCLSFTTHLKLGNFKVCVVLCENEEEDILDIPVIAVELPKLASHLYIFVSLREEETNANSIDNQTSIQANILGFVRHDQIRERKLDIDYDETLKSYSVPLTNLEPSFSALHTCIRYVNPDKVVVPSSLHYPVSGLVTARTITEKMMALAPCTSWLAELFTGEELNYILDDKKSRENLLEKRVLSKPILPKINLYEWFQEIINDKQSNLLTPRKFVGNFRGTNDNLAEEKIREFIALKEIPENKSKLQSNEINIGSLICQYITVTWPKFETQLHTGVNFCLLLIPLNQKYLPNGISVTIQQSPFPDEVYKNSEFDLYYDLILDLDLQNEIKIILNYKEATYQQEFIYLEN
- a CDS encoding efflux RND transporter periplasmic adaptor subunit, translated to MTQLAPQPNSTEPEQMSHPPKQRGLGWKGIVIGVVIGVIVSGVAGRFGQSGAENDAPAETTEETAASREPSRAVTVETIETQAIAKTIEVVGTVAAADLISVSSPRNGLQITNLLVDEGDYVQAGQVLVQLNNDTLRAELLQAKAQESQSAARLAELTAGARPEEIARAKEQISQAKAGIERAEADFELAQQRLDRNQELLSSGAIAADTLDDARSRRDSAQASLNQNQATLREAEQRLLELQRGTRREIITQAQAQLKQSEAQVNVVTTRLQETQIVAPRGGKIIEKFAQVGDLTSSDPLFSIVENGQLELQANIPETQLSEVQQGQTVTLTADSDPTLIFSGTIAEIIPTVDPQSRQATLKITLAADSNLKPGMLLRAEIKTAQARGYAVPTSAVIPEDGEGAILFLLNSDDTVAAQPVQLGELLSNDKVEILSGLQAGDRLILDGAAYVKDGDLVEVVSPIN
- a CDS encoding DedA family protein, whose translation is MTLDFVIDFVTNFFTLESLQLFIHDYGYWSVFVGIGLENTGIPIPGEALTLLGGFLAGSGELKYQWVLLGAIAGSFLGNSIGYFIGKWGGLPLLRKIAHVFRISDQKIDEAREKFLENAPKAVFFGRFVTFFRIFAAPLAGIVEMPFALFLTCNLAGAVVWAGVTVTLPYFLGQFLPLPEVLDIMGKFGIGIVGLLVAWVIVSIFLERRQSTT
- a CDS encoding NAD(P)-dependent alcohol dehydrogenase, whose amino-acid sequence is MMQISSRQMFERAENHTAVQTMQAIAQSEYGGPEVLGLTKVEKPVPKDNEVLVKVHASSVNAGDWHLMRGKPFLIRLMFGGLLKPAIPIIGVDVAGTVAAVGQNITQFQVGDAVFGDVSGCGFGAFAEYVCATEDSLIHKPESIPFREAGVVPAGAIAALQALRDFGNIQAGQKVLVKGASGGVGSFAVQIAKAFGAEVTAVLSTKKLEMGRSLGVDHLIDYQKTDLTTLEEQYDLILDAAGFQPFWHYLPLLKPTGTYVMVGGATTPFFQAMLFGAIAEKITGKKIKCLEAKMNTDDLKLIRDWLTDQKIKPFIDRDFQLTEVPDAIRYLEQRQGRGKIAVQVSSL
- a CDS encoding helix-turn-helix domain-containing protein, yielding MNFAVNYYRLTLPIVLKAERQCNYLVSKPVELFINEHAPAELSEVCPKKKYIDRWNEKLWLQAQDKDKSLSQRAIAVTALRCYVSLCLDKTAKFIFKKYRSIRPENINLDEVRNLLLRDTDIECLYLLETSSNYRRNKMQKMSRDERGFSETSSNAVEYLPLSFEVLETWNPNLESAFSLNNWTTQKALDSNIMKQLGIDRHTPWYRLMKIAQRRLKLFSDYDKKYIKAFQQVYQLDLDQNRKSYNSPYPDPTQKQLANVSELLKIELKFVSAEWDIKAVQSYLRELADEIRRLYFDMPTNRQLLLEVPAVEIDHDLERAVLDALDKLGEEINIIQQAVQKVFSQHQKSVQSSLERHNINFQKIIYLYYCVGLSQSEIARQINRDQSQVSRLLNPKKYLKQTYVECIDMVIGSVMQDFYFSDDPNIVEDLERYIREIFSNDFEKARKLISSRSKRGKNVESVYFQAICSLYS